In Kazachstania africana CBS 2517 chromosome 11, complete genome, the DNA window CTCTGGTAACTTAAGATTACCGGTCTGTCCAAGACCAAACATGTCCATCTGTATCTTTGGTGATGCTTTCGATGTTGACAGAGCTAAGTCCGTTGGTGTCGATGCCATGTCTGTTGATGActtaaagaaattaaacaagaacaagaagtTGATTAAGAAGTTATCCAAGAAGTACAACGCTTTCGTTGCTTCTGAAGTCTTAATCAAGCAAGTTCCAAGATTATTAGGTCCTCAATTATCCAAGGCTGGTAAGTTCCCAACCCCAGTTTCCCACAATGATGACTTATACGGTAAGGTTACTGATGTCAGATCCACCATCAAGTTCCAATTGAAGAAGGTTTTATGTTTAGCCGTCGCTGTTGGTAACGTCGAAATGGACGAAGACACTTTAGTCAACCAAATCTTAATGTCCGTTAACTTCTTAGTCTCcttattaaagaagaactGGCAAAACGTTGGTTCCTTAGTTATCAAATCTACTATGGGTCCAGCTTACAGATTATACTAATCgtattgatattatatactaaaaatataactattttatctttataaTATAACTACCTTTTAAATAATCAACAAACCATCACATGTTCACTATAGCTAAGTGGTTCAAAATACGCGAAATGGTGTATATCTTGGCTGTTTGATTAGCTGCGACGGTTTTTGCGTTGCTGCGTTATGACAGTGTTGCTTTCACTAAAATAAAATCCGGGGTAGCGTCTTCCGTCAAATTCTCGCAGAGAAATAAAAGTTACAGCCATTAATATATGAAGAATGGGCGAAGGTTAAAATATCAGAAGAgtattttgtttatttcttctacCTTTCTCATTTTCTGTTTATAAGACCAGGCCAGTGTGGTTTGTAGAACAGCGCTATATATAAGAACGGTATAGcagttcaaatttttaaagtaGTTAGAAGTGTGGGGAATAGCAGTTGAGTTTCCCGTAAGTAcataagaaaaagaaagaaaagattaaacAAACGAGTTTGATCCCAGTATCTGCTATTTACAAAAGGATAGAAACCGGTAGTAAACACTGATGATATCCGACATTAAGAGGATGGTGTAcaataattctttattgACGGGCAGTATATCGTCAGAGCTagatgatgacgatgtATTCCCCAGTTTAAACGAGTTCGATTTACCGTTGAAAGCAAAGGTGTTACGAAGCAGGAACTTTTCTGAACTTAGTGGTGATCAAGGTGAGATAAGTAAGAAAGttagatttgaaaatactGATGATAGTAGTGGGACCACAGATAGTTATCTATCGGATGATATCTATTCGGAAAGTGATCATTCTAAAATAGGCCCCATAAAGGCATCTATTGAAGAGCTCCTTCGAAATGCTGACGAATACAACCAACTTACGGAAGAGAGTTTGTCAGGTAAAGCCTTGTCACGCATACTGAGTAATGTACCACCGGGTACAGCTACATTTTCCGAAACCCTTTCGAATTTTGATTTGTCTGATAACGAATTAGATGGGAACTATAGATTAGATCCTGTTTCAAGTTACAATACTGAGAATAGTCTGGATAATATCCTACTAGATGATGCATTGTCTGGAACTGAAAATGGGCCATATCATAGTAGTGACACTACGAGCAATTCACGGCGTTCCACACCATTGAGTAATGGGACAATCAATAACTCGCCCTCCGAGATCAATAAACCTTTCGAAATTGATCAAGAACTCTCTAAATTTCATGCATTAAACATTAAGTCACAACCTACATTTGGGAGCCAAGATATGGACCATTTGTTGTATAATAAGGACAAAATATCCTTGGAACAAGGTTATTTACTGGTAGAAGACGCTATAATCAcctttgaagaaacaatttCCCTTCTATTGACATTGTCAAGGGAAAATACCAACGGTATATTATCTCCTCAAGCATACAAACCTGATCTTACTTTTGACACATTTATTATGAAAAATACACCTTCATTATCATATTTCgatttcattcaaagaatcCAAAATAAATGCATGTTCGGATCTGTAGTTTACCAGTCAGCTACATGGCTTCTACAGCTTCTTTTCTTACAAAGAGAGAGTATCGACGAACCATTAAAATTAAAGCATCAActacaagaaaatgaaattcacAGAATTATAATCGCCACTATCAGAATAGCAacaaaattgattgaagaCCACATCCATTCTCACcaatatttttgtaaagtttGTGGAATCTCTAAAAGACTCCTAAGTAAATTAGAGGTTACTCTATTACTTTGTTTGAAAGATGAGGCATTAATGATAACGAGCGAAAAGTTGGCTGCCTCGGTACAAATcttaaatgaattgaaatcataCCTTTAACATTGGCACCTGcaaatacatatatatttcaaatagtaCACGTAACATAATTAATATGCATAGTATATCGTATCGTTGTTCCCGGAGCCTATTACCCTCTTATCTTCAATGGGAACACGTTGAacggaaaaaaaaaatgaaaaaatttacctGGACtgattgatttatttaatcTACAATTTGTATTTATTTACctttttgtaattcaaGCTCCAGTGCTAATCGAAACTATCACTAAATTATCATTGAGAAAATGGCAGCTTGGGATTTGTTGGGCTGGTGtatgttttttctttcacaTCAATTGATGTATCTTACATATCATGCTGTCCGAGTTTGATGCTTCTAATGTAGGATGCATTTTGCTTCAATCACATTTAGGATTTGTTTACTAACCTTTATATTTGTTACTTGGTTTTAATGCAGTCAGAGATGTGTTAGCATCCTTAGGTTTATGGAATAAACATGGTAAATTACTATTTTTAGGTTTAGACAACGCAGGTAAGACTACCCTATTACATATGTTAAAGAACGATAGATTAGCTACTTTACAACCAACATGGCATCCAACTTCAGAAGAATTGGCCATCGGTAATATAAAATTCACCACTTTCGATTTAGGTGGCCATATTCAAGCTCGTCGTTTATGGAAAGACTATTTCCCAGAAGTTAATGGTATTGTCTTCCTAGTCGATGCTGCTGATCCAGAAAGATTCAACGAAGCTCGTGTCGAATTAGACGCTCTATTCAACATTGCTGAATTGAAGGATGTTCCTTTCGTTATTCTAGGTAACAAGATTGACGCTGCAAATGCTGTTTCAGAAGCTGAATTACGTTCCGCTCTTGGTTTACTAAATACTACTGGCTCTTCAAGAATCGAGGGACAAAGACCTGTCGAACTATTCATGTGTTCTGTCGTTATGAGAAATGGTTATTTGGAAGCCTTCCAATGGTTATCCCAATACATCTAGTTTCATtaatatgatttttttatcgGTAGATATTTCGTTTATAAACGACCAGGAAAAGCGACAACATATATAGGAATTCgtaaatataaaaatgctTCAATGtataaattattaaaaaagataataTTTCTGGAAATACAAACGATTATGTTACAGTTTTACCTTCTCATCTTACGAGAACCTTCATCGCCACCAGAATTAGGTCTTTTCTTACCATTTTTGGCAAAAtattccttcttcttctccttgTCTTTTTGtaacttttcttcttcagcttTAGCCAATCTCTTGAGTCTTTCTTTACGTTGATCTGCCTTCTTCGCcctcttcttttcatccTTTGCCTTAGATAAAGTAAGAACTTTTTGCATAAATGCACGagccttcttttcttcaccaCCAAGGACGACAGCTCTCTTAGCCATATAtgtctttttcttttgtggTTTCATTTGATGAACTTGCGACTTGAATGGTAAATCTTTTTGAATGGTCTTTGGAATCTTCAGACCATTAAAGTGTCTTTCCACACGTTCCACCTTCTTATATGCACTATCCGCATTAGATGGGGTTTCAACACCCATAGCAGCTCTTATTTGACCTGTTAGTCTAACACCCTTCCATTCAGTTTTCTCTCTTAGTAACAATGAAGTAACTGGATTATAGAACCTCTTGATCCGAACAGGATACCAGGATCTTaaaataacaatatcaCTCATCAgaattttatcttcaaatgcGGCTCTGAAATGACCTTCTGGTTTAGATAATGCTCTTTTAATTTCACCACGAATACCTGATACAGTCTTAATCTGGGCACCTTCAAATCTGGCAACTTCCATAGCACTGGAAAACATGTCTTTGATGAAGGCggtatttttgaaaatcttaTGGGGATACCCAACCaattttaactttttcaCAATTTCGACATCAACATCAATCTCTTCAATGATACCAGTTGCAGCAATTCTGAAACCTCCAGTAGTGTCACTATTTGCAACGATTTGAACACCACAGAATGGTGTATTTGGAGCACATAATGGCCCGTAGAAACTGGCGTTACAAAATGTATGTTCAGGAGTATACTTCAACATTCTCGTTCTCGTTCTAGAGTCTGTAGTAGTGTAGATTGGTAAAGTTTGGAATCTTCTCCATCCTAGAGACAAAACTAATGGATCGTTtgtcttcaaaattttcttgtgCCAACGGTGTCTTCTGAGTCTTGATTTCACTATTCCAAACTTAAGTTCAGTTGCTAATAAACCACCTATAATAATAGGGAATCTAGGATCAAAATTCTCCACAAATTCCATAGGAACATTATCAAAGACAAGACGGACATACGAACCAGCTTTAAAACCTTCAATTATTTGGCGTTGGTCTGGCGTCATATCGGCTAATTCACTATTGTTAATATCCAATTGTTTTGCCATTTTTGCCTTCTGAAGTTCATACCAGGTATCATACTCATTATCTGGATCATCTTCCTTGAAATTCTCTCCCTCTtccatttcaaattgtacTCGTAACTTCTCCTTTTTCGATGCATTTAGCGCACGTTCTTCGTCAACTGTcatatctttcttttcttcttcgtcgaAGTCAGCAAACGAATCATCACTTTCAGCGTCGTTatcactttcttcttctttatcgTCTTCTGCATTggcattttcattttcaccatcttctaaatcttcaaaGTCGCCATATACTTCATCTGCATCCTCATCAGCATCATCTGAGTTTAATTTTGGAGCATTGATAAAGTGatcttgaatatttttcaatgaagacCATTTCTGAACCagcttttcaaaagtatcaaaaaatggaaCAAATTTCTCCAAGTCACCTAAATGGTTATCAGGTGAAGCGACgtctttcttcttgaaaagctcttcttcctcctcatcatcattttcaatgttgCTTATataatcttcatcttcctcaGCCTCGCCTCTCCATCTTTTTATACATTCTTCCGGGGATAGATTGTCCATATAGATCAATTTACCGATATCCCACTTTCTTTGACGCTTTATCTTGCTATTAAGTTTTCCAGCGGCACTTCGTTCCCAAGTCTCTTCATCGGCATCACTTAATTCAAACTCAGAATCAGTTTCTAATGTGACGttaccattatttttaCCGGaaccaaaatcaatattaacCATTTTTGGTTCTGCTTCTTCATCGGAATTTAATTGGTCCTCGTTATCAGTTGGTAGATCATCAACAAGTTCATCGCTCTCTTGGATTGATTTTCCATGAATTCTAGGATGTCTTAAAGAAGTTCTACCGTGATCACTAACATTGTCTTCATCGTCTTGATCTTCCACGGCATGTAATTCGGTACTATTACTGAATAATTGTAGTCCGatattctcaaaattttcagcgATACTCTTTTCAGCAGTTTGAAGACCAGTAACCATTTTTTCACCTTCGCCTTTTTCTTGACCAGGAACAAAGCTGAGgtcatcttttttcttaccGACATCAATGTACACAGCATCTTTATCCATTAAAACACCACCAACGTCAGACATAGGAGCGTAAATAGCCTTATCCTTGTCGTCTAACCTCTTACGTCTTCTTGTTGTCTTGACATTAGAGccaccttcttctttcattctttctctttccaATTCATCGAGCCTTTGTTGATAATGGGGAGTTGGACAAGGATCTggtaatttttctatttgtGAAATGGTAAAATCACCGACACCTGCAATATGAACTGGAACTCCTCTTGTAGAAGGTAAGGGAGTACCATGTAAATAACCATACAAGGCTACTTTCCTATCAATCTGTTTGCCTTGAGTTTCTAACAATTCTGGGTGTGTCAAATCAGTGATACGATCAACCAACATATAAGGATGTTCATTTCTCCATTTCAACGGTCTAAATTTCATAACAGAAATAAATCTACACAAATTCAAGATTTCTCTGTCAGGATACCTACCATTAATGACACCtgataaataaaataatttagCACCTTGATAAACTTCGGTCCAAAATCTGTgttttaatcttttcttcgacGCTCTTAAAGTAGACTGGGACTTGAATAAATCCAAATGCGTGGCAACACCTAAAACTCTCGGCATACCGTGATGCTGAgccaaatttaaaaattccATAGTTTCCATTTCGAAACCAAAATTACCATCAATCATTAAAAGTACTAAATCAGCAACTTTAGCAACATCTATCATTGCGTTCAAATCATCGGCAGGGCATTCCAAGAAAGTAAGACGTCTAGTCTTACCTGATACTACGGTAACAGGACCGTTAATTTCAGTAAGTGTGGTCTTGGTTAGCCTTCTTACCAAAGACTTAATCAAAGTAGTCTTACCTGTACCTGGAGGACCGACTACACCAATAATAACTGGAGGGGGATCATCATCAGGAGTACGATCGACCATAGGCACATGCAGTTTCTTTTCGTTCACGTCACTAGATCTCTGCATCTGTTTTGCCATTTTACCAGGAGCGGAAACTGCAAAGGCCTTGGCATTGTGGCCTTGTGTATGCAGTTTCTTCTTGGCAGTGTTCTTGTCTTTGCTCTTACGGTGAGCTTTATTGCTTTGTTCCATACCTGTACCCCACCAAAGATAGTCTAGCTTTCACACAAGTTCAATCTTCCTTTATACAAgagatgagatgagctcattaatattgaaaattttcaatttgatcCGCCGCATATATGTGTCGCCCTTCGTGTACAATGATATAAATGGATCTAGTGTAATAACATCAAAGGCCCAGGTAAAGCAAATCCCAGCATTGCGAATTCAGGACTGATCACAGTGTACATTAACAGGTGGATACAACTCCTTGTAGATCGTACCAGCGTGATAAAAGCGGTTCCGGCAAGCGTTTCTTCTAGATTTCCGAGTCTCAATGAACTGTGAGTGTTAGCATTCAATCAATCAACTGAATGGCATCGAAAGCATTATCGTAGCAGCATCAACTGACAGAAGTGACCAAAGGCGTTTCATGTtcgtttttcttttcttactTGTTATGTGTTTTAGTCGAAGGGTCATAACGcattaatgatattttttcttgatttggATTGAGACGCTAGTTTTGATGGTTACAAGGGACCAAGTTAGAATCGTAGCAGCAGGCAGAGGACGACTTGTGCCTGCGTGATAGACGTGTTATATGATACTTTACAAGAACCAGGTATTTGAACCTCCAGTACCGCAGACCTTACctccaaatttgaatgttCCTGTATGGACAATTCCACAGACAGGCGAATGGTTCATGTCATTTgcagaatatttgaagagaaTGTCGTTCTATCAGGAACGAAGTTTCTCATGTGAGTTTAGTAATTCCAAGCATTATACATATTTTACAGCATTAGCTattgaaagtgaagaaagaaattgtttcGAAAAAGCGTTACCATTGACTTTAAGAATTGCTATAgccaagaaattattgTCTCAAAATGTCTCGACTTTAGATTCATTTATTAAGGATACACTGAAAGAAACCAAGAAAGAGTTTTACCTTGGTGAAAAGGTGAAAGTGATATCACGTAAAGCGGAGGTTTCCAAGATAAACCCTGAAAACACTTATAAGATTATAggaaagatgaaatttgatgaaattataGATCCTGAGACGAGGGAGATAATCATCCCAAATTACTTCAAATATAGGATTGTTGATGACAAACCTTCCTTCTTGAAAGAGACCCTAATTGTAGATCACACacaaattgaaagagatGGCATCGATCTGTCATTTTCTATTCTGAAGCGttttatttcaatgattttgaacaaCGGACAAGCATTACAGAACCAAGTATGCTCAATTAAGTCAAAATACATTCTGGAATATGGTCTCAACAAAAGGAACTATGGCGTCATGGAAGAAGACAGTGCCAATCGGAGTTCCTCTGATTTTATGCAAGAAATTGTAAATAGGAAAATAGAATCGACAGGCATAGATGGACCAAATTCTATACTCAAGAATGACGCGCCTCATAATGATTATCCAATTCTGAACGAGGCGACAAGTACCTCTTCAAATGCGACCAATATCGAGTCTATACGGACACGTATACGGGACTTGATTGAAACGGGTCAGAATGAAGCTCAAAATAACAGAGGTGCGTCTTGTTTTGTGAATCAAATGGATGATTTACACATACCCTTCACAGTTTCTTCGCATGTTGTCAGTCAGCTCCATCGCTTGGATTCAAATCTCGACCTTGTGCCGATAAAGTCCAATGACAAATTCCGTCCATCAAAGACAACAGGAAGGTTGTTAGAAATCCATCAGTTCATATTCACATTCCATTCAGTGTTGAAAGTATCACAGTTTAGTTTCGAGCAGTTAATCGCATCACTCAAATGTACTGATCCTCAACAATTGGCTGGTGAAGCTGTAAAAGTTTACCCTGCAGAACAGCTTTCTTCAAAGGGTGACGGTAACGAAAAATTAAGTACTTGGGAAGGAAATTACACTATTCGTTCCCTTATCGAATCTAAAGCACAGAACGATTTAGCATTAAAATATaagataatattcaaatcattttcaaaaaatgacataatagaagaaatggaaagtAGTGGGGCACATTTAGTGtttgatatatttaaaTCACTATTGTCAATGCTAGTCGATAAAGAAGGGTACTGGGGATGTCCTGAAATAGAGAAATGGACTGAAGATCGTGGTAAGAATGAATCAAGTGAAATAGTAGAAAAACTAAGCAGCATTCCCAACTTTCAGAAAGATAATTGGGTTGAAAGACTATTTGAACGACACTTTCAAAATGGATATTGGGTTGTTATATTAGTCGGCTTAATGAAGGATATCGTCCACGttaataaatataaaacaaTAATACAAAGTTTTATCCAAAACACTACAAATTGGGAAATTATTCCCATTAGTTTAGGTCCTTACACCTATAGAAGtttttgttcaaatttgacTCTGGAACAGAAGGTAGATATATTATGGGTCTTGGTGGATATAGTATCAACATATTCGACTGATGTACGTGCTGCTATTGATGTATCAGAAAGTATTTTTAGAGGTTTGGAATCAGAAAGTATGAAAGTTACAAAAAGTATCACATTAGGCACCTCTGCTGcaaatgaattagaaactTCTCTTAAACACTTTCGAGAAACTCAAAACTACGATATTAAAGTAGCAGATACGTATAAAGCTCATCTCATTGAAATTGTGGGGAAACTTGAGAAATTAGAAAGGTATCGTGATTTTCTTGGGAGCAAGCTGTCAAATCAAAGTTCAGCGAGGGCGTTACCTGTAGGGTTTGACAAGTATGGTAACTCATGCTATTTTTTCACATCTGAAATCAATCGagttctttctttgtccACTTTGCCGGTTAAAATGGAAAGGCCTTATCATCACGGTGGTTTATGGCTACGAGGTCCAAGGGAGGATGATGCTCTCCTTCGCCTAGGAATATCAAAAAGTCAACTCTCTTCTTGGAAAGAAATTGCACTTAAAGAAGGTAAAATTGCAGCAACCAAGCAAGTATTCAAggttttccaaaaaaataatcgCTTTTATAAAATAGAAGGAGACAAGGAAGTTGAATtaatgaatgaaaatggtgTCGTAAATGGGAGCTTGACCTCCatccaaatgaaaataatagagGAAACTCCACAGAATTTGTTGCTGTCCGATGAGGAGTGgcttttctttaataagTATGATGctgttcaaaattttcttatgTCTTTAGAGAAAGGTGGCCACAgagaatatatattaatcTCTAATCTAATGCTGTTTATGCCAAGAATCAAACGGTCTTTTACCGTGAAAGAGCCTCTCTATGGCACCGATTACTTAGATAGTACAGAAATCATGTATTGGAAGGACCTTGATGACCTCGGCCATACTAATGACAAAGATGCGTGTGTCAACGGTCTGTCATGTGAATTTCAGAAAAGTAAGGACCAGTCCCAAAACTTAGAGATTGCTGCTAGTAGACTAACCAACCTCTATGATTCTACCTCTTCCAAAAAGCTGCTAGCCacaatcaaaaaaatcagcGAGGCCACGAGTCAGCCATACAAAGACAGTCTTGTTTCTCCGTCAGACATGTCCGTACTTGTGGATACTCGTGGTGAAGATGCCAGCGCTAGTAGCACGTTTGAAAAGAACCTGGGAGCGCAAGCAAATATACTAACCGCACTTTTAAATCACAGACCCCTCAAGAATAGGAATTTTGTCAGAGCCTGGAGGAACCGCTATCCTTCTATGTCAGACGATCCTTCAACTGATGAGATTGATGTGAATATCGAATTAGAAAAGGTTTTACAAGGTATCAGGAGCGAATTCACAGGCGCTGCTTCTACTGTTTCTGTCCTAGAAGTGCAACCAACTTCTAGTCAGAGCCTATCTGGTGCATCCTCGTAATTCAAGCATTTATATAAGTATACATCGAGATTTTCGTCAACAAACCGTACCTATATATCTCAACATTTGAAAGCATTTCAGTAAGTCTACTTCCGAAAAAACGCGAGTCGAATTTAGGGTCCTCCATATTAAGGAGTGGCATTTGAATTGCAAGGCCCACACAACATTGACGTTTGAGAGCACCAGTGTAAGCTGTACTGTCACTGTAATCTGTCATTTATTGCAttaatcaaataatttgaagCGAGTACGAAATGTTGAAGAGTAGCTTACGCAGATGGTCAATCAACAACTCAATTGCGACGAAGACTAATTTAAGAAATGGACCGAGACAATTGGTTTTAAGTCATAGCTACTCACAGCAAGTGCAAAATAGTCGAAAGAAAGAGACAAATATCCAGGAAGACCATGGTAATGCACCAAAAAATGGGAAAAAGTTCGCATTAGCCTACTCGAAGTACGAATCAAAAGACTATAAATTGCCTAAATGGAAGGAATCATTGGGGGAATTTGTTATTAGCGCATTTAAATTAGATATGGACAAGATCAGAGCAGGCCCGGTAGCGGGTTCTTATTATTACTCTATTTGCAAGGAGCAGGGCCTTcaatatgaaaatgaacCTTTGTCAGAATCGgctaaatatttttatagtTACTTAAAGCTTCCAAAAACGTTCTCACAGTGGTTCCAGATCACCATATTGCACGAATGGATGCTTTTTGTGAGGATGAGAGCAATGCCTTTCAAATATGGAAGAAATTACCAGCAAAAACTTGTTGATAGGACCTTTGGTGATATTGAATTaagattatttgaagaaatgaatgTACATTCTGGGAGAATTGTTGATCAGTATCTCAAAGATTTTAATACACAACTGAAAGGTGCAGTCTTTGCTTATGATGAGGGGTTCTATACAGATGATATGACACTAGCAACAGCTGTTTGGCGAAATTTATTCGCAGGAAGGAAGAACATAAATTTCTCTCACTTAGAAGCAGTCGTCAGATACATTCGTTCCCAACTATACGTTCTTACTAAAATGTCTGACAGAGAGTTTGCTCTTGGTAATTTTAAGTTTGTACCTCCCAATGAAATCGTGAATAAATTGACGCCTGTtgaagagaagaatatgaaaCAGGAGGTCTCCATGAAATATAAAAAGCTTGATGAAAGTAACTTAATTTTACCAAGCGAAAGGAGTAGCCTTTCTTATACAAATTAAGcatgtaaataaaatataagtTTTCTccattttatttaatattCTATCGACTTATACATATATGCGACTATCATACCACCGACACTTTTGCTGTCCAGGTTTCTGGAGAGTTTTCTTGGAAAAG includes these proteins:
- the CBP3 gene encoding Cbp3p (similar to Saccharomyces cerevisiae CBP3 (YPL215W); ancestral locus Anc_6.232) — its product is MLKSSLRRWSINNSIATKTNLRNGPRQLVLSHSYSQQVQNSRKKETNIQEDHGNAPKNGKKFALAYSKYESKDYKLPKWKESLGEFVISAFKLDMDKIRAGPVAGSYYYSICKEQGLQYENEPLSESAKYFYSYLKLPKTFSQWFQITILHEWMLFVRMRAMPFKYGRNYQQKLVDRTFGDIELRLFEEMNVHSGRIVDQYLKDFNTQLKGAVFAYDEGFYTDDMTLATAVWRNLFAGRKNINFSHLEAVVRYIRSQLYVLTKMSDREFALGNFKFVPPNEIVNKLTPVEEKNMKQEVSMKYKKLDESNLILPSERSSLSYTN